TGCCCATGTCCAAGTCAGCCTGTTAGCTTGTCTCACTTCCACCTTACGACCCTTGAGCATCCAGGAGTTGGAAAGCTTCTTGGGATTTGCGGTAAAGACAGTACCGGAGGCCGCGGCTGGAGCCATTTCTCGACAGGCTTGTGGCTCCTTTGTAGAAGTTCTCGCAGACAACACGGTCGATTTAGCCCATCACTCTTTCTACGAATTTCTTCTGGATGAGGGGAGAGAAACGAAGGCCCACAAGAAAGTCGTCGACGATACAGACGTGGTCAACGAGGATTGTCAGGCCACTGACCCCTCAGATATTGGGACCCAGGGTCTCGTGCATCCTGACCACATCCGCAAGACGGCCATCGCTGAGTTTCCGGTATTGAAGCCTGGGGCATCTCATAGGCAGCTTGCTTTGGCCTGTCTTAATGTCAACCTTCGAGTCTTGCAAGAGAATGCACTAGACGCTACCGCCAGGTATCCCTTTTTCGAATACTCCAAGGAACAATGGCTCCGTCACGTCGTCCACGACAAGaacatcgacgacgatgttCTTTTCGAAACCCTTGAAGCGTTCAGGAAGCTCTTCAAGAGCATGGACTTTGACCCTATCCGAAAAAGACGGCCGCAATCCGCGGCGGACCTGATCAACAGCTTTTGGCCGACCGAACACGAATCGCCGCTTCATCTGGCCGCGTACACAGGGCTGGTCAACTACGCTCGAAGGTATCTCCCTGAGTGGCGCAATGCTCGGCGGGAGGCGAGTGCAAGCATGTTCTCCTTCTCAGCCGTTCCGAAACCATCGATACTGGAGTCAGCACTGCACCACGCTGTCTGGAATGGCCACCTGGACACGATGTTAGTGCTTTGGCCGCACGACGACAGCTCATTCCAATGGGCACCGGGGGTACAATCGGACCTATTCTTCTCGGCGCTTAGCATACATCCCAAGATTCTCGAGGCACTATTGAGACTAGGCCTCACTCCCGACACAATCCCCGACTTCAAGAGATCTGTCAGAGACCGCTCGAGGAATCTCAGGGTTGCGGATTGTATTGTTCAGGTTCTTGCTGATCTGGATGCCGAACTCGCGTCCCACCTCATGGGCGAGTACGCGTATGAAGGTTTGCCTGAACCTATGGCGGTGTTCCTGCGCTCTGAACAGTACGGCACAAGTGAGATTATCCGGAAGAACAACCCGCTTGCCCGAGTCTGCGGTGCCGTGGCAAAGTCTGCCGGTCATGTAGAGTGTctccggcttcttctcccggTCTATCCCGAGATCGACGCCAGATCCAGTCAAGGGAAACAGACATCGGGAGTCGGTGCCAACGACcacgccgaggccaaagCGGCTCTGAACCTCCTCGCTGGCTCTTGGGAAGACTCTCATCACATCTTCTCAGCCCAGATGTTTGACATCCTAATCGCTGcaggcgccgacgtcgaggccacgGACGCATGCGGAAATACACCGATCCTTTGCCTTTTCACCACTGATTCTGTCGAGGATTGGCATGGATATTTTGGACTGAGCCATGTTGGTAGGGGTGAGACTCGGGAAGTGATGAGAGCTTTACGACATTTCCTCCGAGCCGGCGCTGACGTCTCGGTCCCTGGGAAGCACGGAGGGGGAATCCTCCACCAAGCCCTGTACAGAAACCTGAACATTGAAATGTTGGAACTGCTGGTAGAATATGGGGCAGACATTCATGCCGTGAAAACTACATCGCCCGCGAACAATGGCAACGGGTCAAAGAAAACCCCCCTCCTGGCGGCATACTGGGCTTCCCAAGAAACGCCTTCTACGACAAGTGGCATCCTATACAACATCGTCAACAGCCTCAGCGAAGTGACAGCATTCCTCATCTCTAGAGGTGCGAGGATTGGGGATGCTGGAGACCCGATCCATGTCATAGAAACGGCTCTTCAGTCCTGCGATGCCGAGTCGTTCAGGATGCTGCTGGCGACTGACACGGAGCAGACGTGCTTCGACCCTTGTCTCTTCACCATCTCTACGGCCTTGAAAGGCGCACAGCACAAGGAAAATGTCTTCGTGCGAGATCAGGACAAGACTATACGCGATCCTCTGCCGTTTATCAGGGCGCTGGTCGACGCGGGCGCAAATCTCGAAGCGCGGCGGCAACCCGACGGCGTCACTCCGCTACTCTTCAGCCTCCGGTTCCCGCCGCACATATTCGAAGCGTTCGTGGCCGCCGGCAGTGATTTGTTTGCCCAGGATCACAGGGGCAGAGGCGCTTTGTTCCTTCTGATGCCCCCCGCTGATGACTGGAACTGGCCTGGCCCAGACCTCGACCGGATGAGCAACCTAATCCAGATTCGTGGCTTGGATCCCGGTGCCAGAGACGAACTTGGGAACAGCCTCGCTCACGTTGCCGTGGGCGTGGGATCGAAGCATGGCGTGGACCCAAACGTTCCTTTCCATATCGAGTCCTTGCTCGAGTACCTCGTCAACTACAATGTCTCCTTGGGAGCCCAGAACTACGCGGGACAAACGCCTCTTCACGCCTTGTTCGACTACAGAACCGGGATACACTACGACCAGGCCGGTGCCCTGGATCACATTGCCAAGGTactcggcttcttctcccgcACGGGTGAAGTCATCGACGTCAACGCAGCCAATAATGACGGCCTCACACCTCTTCACTTCGCCGCCATTGGAACTGGGTCATTCAGTCCTTCCATAATCCATCTTCTTCTGTCGCATGGTGCGGATCTACGAAAAAAAGCTAGAAGCAGCCGAAACGCGTTGCATCTGGCTTGCAGGGCGAGGAACTCGGCTGCAGTCGGCTACCTCATCGACCAGGCACCCGATCTTGTCCATCAAGTTGACGGTGATGGCCGCACACCCTTGTTCGACGCCTGTATATCAGGACTGGTGGAATCAGTAGGCGCTTTGCTCCGGGCCGGTGCGAGACTCGACGCGGTTGACGTCCACGGCCGGACGCCTCTCGATGCCTGCGCCGAGTTTCTGCAAGAACGAGAACATTGGGTTGCGAGCCTCTCGAGATGGCTTCAGGGAAAATTTTCCGCTTGCGATGTGTATCGACCGTCCATGCCTCCTGGTGCTTTACCAGTCCTTAAAGAGAACTGCTTTGGGCAACGAGAGACCATGTTCCGCGACATGTTTAGGGAAACAAGATCGGACCTGCTGCAGAACGAAGGAATGGCGATTCGATCAGTCGTAAGAGCGTTGCTGGACGCGGGTGTCGAGAGCACACGGACTTCTCGTCCGGGAGATAACGACAATGCTGTTTCTGACCGGTCTGGAAATTCTATCGATTCCCATTTCTCGGCTCTCTTACAGGGTCATTACAGCAACCAGCACCTAGGCGACAGTTATTTCGACTCGACTGGACGTGCGAGGCTCTCTAAAGAGGTTGAAGCCCTCACTACCACAGACGATATCCTGCGTGACCCTCGGAGGCATATATCAAACTTGTCTCCCGACGATGTTCGCCAGTTGGTTGAGAAGGACGCCAATCTGGTCGGGTGtctggtcgtcgacgagaagaaaaCGAGCGCAAGTCATCGGTACTTACACGGCGTGAGCTTTGTCGAGTACGCTGCAGCCAACGGAATGACAgagatggtgatggcgcTCGGAGACACCGTTCATTACGGCACCGAAGGCGCCGGCACACCGCTCGATAGGTGGACGAGCGAAGCCCTGCTGCCGGACGCGAACAAGGAAATAACGGTAGCCCGCTACGCCGTGAACCGTCCGTCTACATTTCCGCAGCCGGAACATGTCAAGACGCTGGGAGACCTGATACAGCACACGCAATGGCTGTGGGAACCTCTTCTGCAAGTCGCCTGCAGGCGGACAGCGCCGAACATGGAGATGGTCAGGACGCTGGTGGAGAGATGCGGCGTCGACCTGCGTCGACCGAGTTTGGAGGTTTACGCCACTGAAGACAAGCCCGTCCTGCCGTACAACATCCTCCTGCACACCATGGCCAAAGAGCAGGCGTTCTGGcacctcgaggccctgcggTATCTGCTCGAAAggggcgccgacgtcgacagcCGCGACCAGCGGCACCAGACGCCGCTGCTTGTGGCCGTCAGCAACCCAGGCGTCTTCACTCATAGGTTCGTCGAGCTTCTGCTCGAGTTCGGGGCCGATCCCAACTACAAGGTATACTACCTTACGGATACATGTGTTTCCCTTGCGACTGGCAAAAGCCTGGACATCTTGCAGGCCCACAGCGCAGTCAAGGATCGTCCGCCTGAGCCGAGCCAAATCGACCGTCCACAAGTTTCGGTTGTTAGTCTCTTTGGCCGATGAGAATGTGCGTATTACCTTGATGGAGCGGAGGGGCTTAAGAAGTGTTCAGTGCACAGAAGGATGTAGGCAGGTTAATTTGTGTTTGAAAAGGATCAAGCAAAGAGCTGGCAACTAGACTCGAAATCGGGCTCTCCACCCCGTGATGCCAGCACTGTTCTCCCACGATGAAGTTAATTCAGAAACCGCTTTAAAATTCTATTGTACAATCGCAGGATGGTATCATGCCTAGTTATGTGCAGCGATGCGATCAATACACCGGCGTAACAAAATACAGGGATTACTcatcttccccccctccgcccaTCAGGTATCGAAGCAGACTGGTCATAATCCCAGCTCTCGGTCTTCGTTTACTGGCCAAAGGTGTATTCGGGGATCTCGATGGTGCTAACGGTCCAggtcttgccgccgtcgctggtGGACATGTCGCCCGTGACGCCCTGGCCCTTGCCGAGAGTGCGGATGTAGTTGGGGTCCTCCTTGTCAAGAATGATCTTGGTGTTGATCCAGGCTATTTTTACCAATGGTTAGAGAGCGTAATTCCCATCAAAGGTTGGCGAATACTTACAGTGAGCGCCAACGGTGCCGcagtcctcggcggcgcacTCGACGGCGCTACCCCAGCCCTgggcctcgccgtccttggtGGACAGGGTGGAAACGACCTTGTCGTTGATGGAGACGGTCTGAGTGTAGTTCTGAGAAGCATCGTCGAACTTGTCTGCGGGGCGTCTGTCAGCAAACATTGCAAGACGGGGCAACCGTCACAACGTACAATGCATGGTGATCTTGTCACCTTCGGAGGCGTCGGTGCCATCGGTCTGGACGGGCATCTGGGAGTTGTCTCCGGTCTTGAGAAGGGTGTAGGCGAAGATGGACCACTTGTCGGTGCCGGTGTTGTCGTAGTTGGAGTTGTCGGCGATGGACTGGATCAGGTCACCGTTGGAGGTGCCCATGCCTACCCAGAGGGAGGCGCTGCCCTTGTTGTtggccggggcggcgggcaggaCGAGGGTCGAGGTGGCCTCGCGGATGAAGGAGTCGGAGGCGACGGGGCCGGTGCTGAAGGCCGGGCCCATGGCCGCTTgaacgccggcggcagccgTAACGGCGAGAGCGGAGAGGAGCTGAGTGGTGGAAGGCATCTTAGCGAGCGGTTGTGTGAGTGGGTGAGTAAGAGAGTGTTGGTAGTTGGGATTGACTACGTGAGTGTAAAAGATGGTGGTGAAGAGACGTGACCGGATTGCTGGACCACTCTCCCTCCACCGAGGCTGAGCTTCGTGACTTATATACCAAGTTCTTGGACAGGTATCCGTCTCCCCATGGTTTGCAGATCAAGTAAGAGCAACGGACGCTGTATCCATTCGGCACGCtatggcatggcatgggcAACACATATCGAAGTGGACTGTTCCATGAAGTTGGATCCAGCATGTTTCAACGAAACAGCTTTTTTGTGGGTGGTTGCAACGACCGACGCAAGGTCGCAACGGCAATGACGCCTGGGTGCCTGTCTCGGTTTCGTTTACTTGGGAAAGGAGGTCACATTTATGTAAACAGGGCCAAGCATTATGTCTATCCCCTATCCTGGTGAGATAGATCTACGGCCGGTGGTCCTCGGA
The DNA window shown above is from Colletotrichum destructivum chromosome 2, complete sequence and carries:
- a CDS encoding Putative NACHT nucleoside triphosphatase, P-loop containing nucleoside triphosphate hydrolase, whose amino-acid sequence is MRLFGSPEAKKAPPPHWDNDHDRIRAWLDPTDFSGESSEFKRHLALQAPGTGLWLKETPQFKQWISSTGASCLQINGPTGVGKSVLAASVVQQLSQPSEDGRHRVPVLFFFYKYSRHRPERPFGEYELSVRIVKDWLAQLLPHSVALQEALLGVVNRSPPSVDKLWDYFRIGLASVQHLYFVVDGMYHTEPAFAANLLSRLDKSVRSSPGVVRILTTNSFSENETMRPATTSLLQIDLDEARVQPDIEAFIANRVEAIGLTSAGANELIQAISSRFRGVFLYSRLLLDMVLSDLQAGRRVQIDNLPADLRTLFNRILTRSAEELGIDAHVQVSLLACLTSTLRPLSIQELESFLGFAVKTVPEAAAGAISRQACGSFVEVLADNTVDLAHHSFYEFLLDEGRETKAHKKVVDDTDVVNEDCQATDPSDIGTQGLVHPDHIRKTAIAEFPVLKPGASHRQLALACLNVNLRVLQENALDATARYPFFEYSKEQWLRHVVHDKNIDDDVLFETLEAFRKLFKSMDFDPIRKRRPQSAADLINSFWPTEHESPLHLAAYTGLVNYARRYLPEWRNARREASASMFSFSAVPKPSILESALHHAVWNGHLDTMLVLWPHDDSSFQWAPGVQSDLFFSALSIHPKILEALLRLGLTPDTIPDFKRSVRDRSRNLRVADCIVQVLADLDAELASHLMGEYAYEGLPEPMAVFLRSEQYGTSEIIRKNNPLARVCGAVAKSAGHVECLRLLLPVYPEIDARSSQGKQTSGVGANDHAEAKAALNLLAGSWEDSHHIFSAQMFDILIAAGADVEATDACGNTPILCLFTTDSVEDWHGYFGLSHVGRGETREVMRALRHFLRAGADVSVPGKHGGGILHQALYRNLNIEMLELLVEYGADIHAVKTTSPANNGNGSKKTPLLAAYWASQETPSTTSGILYNIVNSLSEVTAFLISRGARIGDAGDPIHVIETALQSCDAESFRMLLATDTEQTCFDPCLFTISTALKGAQHKENVFVRDQDKTIRDPLPFIRALVDAGANLEARRQPDGVTPLLFSLRFPPHIFEAFVAAGSDLFAQDHRGRGALFLLMPPADDWNWPGPDLDRMSNLIQIRGLDPGARDELGNSLAHVAVGVGSKHGVDPNVPFHIESLLEYLVNYNVSLGAQNYAGQTPLHALFDYRTGIHYDQAGALDHIAKVLGFFSRTGEVIDVNAANNDGLTPLHFAAIGTGSFSPSIIHLLLSHGADLRKKARSSRNALHLACRARNSAAVGYLIDQAPDLVHQVDGDGRTPLFDACISGLVESVGALLRAGARLDAVDVHGRTPLDACAEFLQEREHWVASLSRWLQGKFSACDVYRPSMPPGALPVLKENCFGQRETMFRDMFRETRSDLLQNEGMAIRSVVRALLDAGVESTRTSRPGDNDNAVSDRSGNSIDSHFSALLQGHYSNQHLGDSYFDSTGRARLSKEVEALTTTDDILRDPRRHISNLSPDDVRQLVEKDANLVGCLVVDEKKTSASHRYLHGVSFVEYAAANGMTEMVMALGDTVHYGTEGAGTPLDRWTSEALLPDANKEITVARYAVNRPSTFPQPEHVKTLGDLIQHTQWLWEPLLQVACRRTAPNMEMVRTLVERCGVDLRRPSLEVYATEDKPVLPYNILLHTMAKEQAFWHLEALRYLLERGADVDSRDQRHQTPLLVAVSNPGVFTHRFVELLLEFGADPNYKVYYLTDTCVSLATGKSLDILQAHSAVKDRPPEPSQIDRPQVSVVSLFGR